A genomic segment from Rubrobacter tropicus encodes:
- the pdhA gene encoding pyruvate dehydrogenase (acetyl-transferring) E1 component subunit alpha, producing MSAEKEHSENGGAVATSSERLVDLYREMVKIRAFEEACQKGFRQGKIGGYLHVYIGQEAVATGFLDSFKEGDKVITAYRDHAHALLLGTDPKEVMAELYGKGTGMVKGKGGSMHLFDVERGLMGGYGIVAGHIPLGVGFAYAMKYQGTDHITQLYLGDGSISNGAFHEAANLAGLWGKDGMCPCLFIVENNQYGMGTSVERTTAMTDLAAKFDAYGIENEKVDGMDIEAVIECAERLTQQVRETGKPYAVEVLTYRTAPHGAADFFEKYRDKSEVEEWRKRDPIGMLEKKLLENDAADEEKLDEIRSEAKEIVDEAVKFANESDEPELDELYTDVYAGADEYMGEE from the coding sequence ATGTCGGCAGAGAAAGAACACTCGGAGAACGGGGGCGCGGTAGCCACTAGCTCCGAACGCCTGGTAGACCTCTACAGGGAGATGGTCAAGATCCGGGCCTTCGAAGAGGCCTGCCAGAAGGGGTTCAGGCAGGGCAAGATCGGGGGCTACCTCCACGTCTATATAGGCCAGGAGGCGGTCGCGACGGGCTTTCTGGACTCCTTCAAAGAAGGCGACAAGGTCATCACCGCCTACCGCGACCACGCCCACGCCCTCCTGCTTGGCACCGACCCGAAAGAGGTAATGGCCGAGCTCTACGGCAAGGGCACCGGGATGGTCAAGGGCAAGGGCGGCTCGATGCACCTCTTCGACGTCGAGCGGGGCCTGATGGGCGGCTACGGCATCGTCGCCGGGCACATCCCCCTGGGCGTCGGCTTCGCCTACGCCATGAAGTACCAGGGCACGGACCACATCACCCAGCTCTATTTGGGTGATGGTTCCATCTCCAACGGCGCCTTCCACGAGGCGGCCAACCTCGCCGGGCTCTGGGGCAAGGACGGCATGTGCCCGTGCCTGTTCATAGTCGAGAACAACCAGTACGGGATGGGGACGTCGGTCGAACGGACCACCGCCATGACCGACCTCGCGGCCAAGTTCGACGCCTACGGCATCGAGAACGAGAAGGTAGACGGCATGGACATAGAGGCCGTCATCGAGTGCGCGGAGAGGCTCACCCAGCAGGTCCGAGAGACGGGCAAGCCTTACGCCGTCGAGGTGCTCACGTACCGGACGGCCCCCCACGGCGCGGCGGACTTCTTCGAGAAATACAGGGACAAGTCCGAGGTCGAGGAGTGGCGCAAGCGGGACCCGATCGGGATGCTGGAGAAGAAGCTCCTCGAAAACGACGCGGCCGACGAGGAGAAGCTGGACGAGATCCGCTCCGAGGCCAAGGAGATCGTAGACGAGGCGGTGAAGTTCGCCAACGAGAGCGATGAGCCAGAGTTGGACGAACTCTACACCGACGTCTACGCCGGGGCCGACGAGTACATGGGGGAGGAGTAG
- a CDS encoding aminotransferase-like domain-containing protein, producing MPLVDLDRFDFLYATRVKGMKSAVTRDLMATLSRPGIISLAGGFPDTKAFGEEAFREISQAIAPDAAQALQYGPTAGLESIKDVIVEVMAAEGTPARQEDVFVTTGAQQGLDLIAKVFLDEGDAVLCEGPTYAGALNAFAAYRPKIAHAPMDRAGIIPVAARETLMRARKQGIHVKFIYTVPNFQNPTGVTMVAERRKELLGLAREFDLIIVEDNPYGMLRFEGEPLPSLAALEQEEGDVDRVVYLGTFSKIFAPGVRLGWVHAQPGILHKINVGKQGADLCSSNLSQMMISSYFRNADWKSYVKRLNGMYRERRDAMLDALAEFMPKEVHWTHPEGGLFVWATLPSYLDATAMLPRAVAKNVAYVPGEGFYAGGAGKNHMRLNFSFVEPDKIRRGVEILAETIRERMELRSDMERGSRQGRSQKGAARSGSRASGAGR from the coding sequence TTGCCGCTCGTAGACCTCGACCGCTTCGACTTTCTCTACGCCACCCGCGTCAAGGGCATGAAGTCGGCCGTCACCCGCGACCTCATGGCGACGCTCTCTAGGCCCGGCATCATCTCCCTGGCGGGCGGCTTCCCGGATACGAAGGCCTTCGGCGAGGAGGCGTTCCGGGAGATCTCGCAGGCCATAGCCCCCGACGCCGCCCAGGCCCTCCAGTACGGCCCGACCGCCGGCCTCGAATCGATCAAGGACGTCATAGTCGAGGTCATGGCCGCCGAGGGCACGCCGGCCCGCCAGGAGGACGTCTTCGTCACGACGGGCGCCCAGCAGGGCCTCGACCTCATAGCGAAGGTCTTCCTGGACGAGGGCGACGCCGTGCTGTGCGAGGGACCGACCTACGCGGGCGCCCTCAACGCCTTCGCCGCCTACCGCCCGAAGATAGCCCACGCCCCGATGGACCGGGCCGGCATAATCCCCGTGGCGGCCCGCGAGACCTTGATGCGGGCGCGCAAACAGGGCATCCACGTGAAGTTCATCTACACGGTACCCAACTTCCAGAACCCCACGGGCGTCACGATGGTCGCGGAGAGGCGTAAAGAGTTGCTGGGGTTGGCTCGGGAGTTCGACCTCATCATCGTGGAGGACAACCCCTACGGGATGCTCCGCTTCGAGGGGGAGCCGCTGCCCTCGCTGGCGGCGCTGGAGCAGGAAGAAGGGGACGTGGACCGGGTCGTCTATCTGGGGACGTTCTCGAAGATCTTCGCGCCCGGGGTGAGGCTCGGGTGGGTCCACGCGCAGCCGGGCATCCTGCACAAGATCAACGTCGGCAAGCAGGGGGCCGACCTCTGCTCCTCGAACCTCTCGCAGATGATGATCTCCTCCTACTTCCGAAACGCCGACTGGAAGTCCTACGTCAAACGCCTCAACGGCATGTACCGCGAGCGGCGCGACGCGATGCTCGACGCCCTGGCCGAGTTCATGCCCAAGGAGGTCCACTGGACCCACCCGGAGGGCGGGCTCTTCGTGTGGGCTACCCTCCCCTCGTACCTGGACGCGACGGCGATGCTGCCGCGGGCCGTGGCGAAGAACGTCGCCTACGTGCCGGGCGAGGGGTTCTACGCGGGCGGGGCGGGCAAGAATCACATGCGGCTCAACTTCTCGTTCGTCGAGCCGGACAAGATCCGTCGCGGCGTCGAGATCCTGGCCGAGACCATCCGCGAACGCATGGAGCTGCGCAGCGACATGGAGCGCGGCTCGCGCCAGGGCCGGAGCCAGAAGGGCGCCGCCCGCTCCGGCAGCCGCGCCTCCGGCGCGGGGAGATAG
- a CDS encoding non-canonical purine NTP pyrophosphatase, translated as MRVIFVTGNEHKRREVREILGVELEGADVEVPEVQAVDPADVAAAKALAAREALGFPDACVLAEDSGVMVGAWNGFPGALTKWLMGSVGNEGLLKMLSGFEDRSALAVCVAAVVAPDGGVETFRGEVRGEIASEARGRGGFGYDPVFVPEWSALTYAELGRRRTRTRTGRGRSGGYGGG; from the coding sequence ATGAGGGTCATCTTCGTTACGGGCAACGAGCACAAGCGCCGGGAGGTGCGCGAGATCCTGGGCGTCGAGCTGGAGGGCGCGGACGTCGAGGTTCCCGAGGTTCAGGCCGTGGATCCGGCCGACGTCGCCGCCGCCAAGGCGCTCGCCGCCCGCGAGGCTTTGGGTTTCCCGGATGCTTGCGTGCTGGCCGAGGATTCGGGGGTCATGGTGGGGGCCTGGAACGGGTTTCCGGGGGCGCTTACCAAGTGGCTGATGGGGAGCGTCGGCAACGAGGGGTTGCTCAAGATGCTCTCGGGTTTCGAGGACCGATCCGCCCTGGCCGTCTGTGTGGCGGCCGTCGTGGCGCCGGACGGGGGGGTTGAGACCTTCAGGGGCGAGGTGCGGGGCGAGATCGCTTCGGAGGCGCGGGGGAGGGGCGGGTTCGGGTACGATCCCGTGTTCGTTCCCGAGTGGTCTGCGCTGACTTACGCGGAGTTGGGGAGGAGAAGAACCAGGACTCGCACAGGGCGCGGGCGTTCCGGGGGGTACGGGGGTGGTTAG